One Lepus europaeus isolate LE1 chromosome 4, mLepTim1.pri, whole genome shotgun sequence genomic window, AGGgccctgagcccaggcactcctgtatggcATGTGGCCATGTTAacaggtgtcctaactgctaggccaagcatacaacccctgacccctgacccctgaccgACTATTGATCTCTGGCAGTCTGGTAAGTGAAAACTGTGTCCTGtggttttgtgttttccttagcAGTGAAgtttagcattttaatttttttttttttaagatttatccatttatttgaaagagatacacagagacagaaggacagagagaagtcctccatccgctggttcactccccaattaacggctggagctgcaccaatccgaagccaggagccaagagcttcttccgggtctcccacacgggtgcaggggcccaaggacttgggtcatcttccactgctttcccaggccacagcagagagcaggatcagaagtggagcagctgggactcacacgtgggatggcagcactgcaggcagcggctccaccCACACCCACTATGCTGTAGCACCGGCCCCCTTaacgtgtatttttttttctttttttttttttcacagagtggacagtgagagagagagacagaaaggtcttccttttgccattggttcaccctccaatggccgctgcggctggcacactgtggccagcgcatggcgctgatccgaaggcaggagccaggtgcttctcctggtcttccatgtgggcccaaggacttgggccatcctccactgcactcctgggccatagcagagagctggcctggaagaggggcaaccgggacagaatccggtgccctgaccgggactagaacccggtgtgccggcgccacaggcgccGGCCTTAAcgtgtatttttaaaacatttgtatttctatCAATGTTCTCATTGTGTTTTCCCATATGCCTATCACATTTTGCTCTCCATCCTCTTGATTTGTAAATACCCTTTTGATATTGAGGAAATTAGTGCTTTTCTCTCATGTGTTATTTTCTTTGCCctgggcagaagcagaggcaggattcaatCCCAAGCACCCTTGGATAGGATGCGAGAATCCaaagcagtaggttaatctgcacCCCAACATGTGCCCATAAAGTTGCTCTTAAAAGggattttctggggccagcttgTGGCACAACAGCTTCAgttctgaaatgctggcatcccatatcagagcagcagttagagtcctggctgctccgcttcttatccagcttcctactaatgcccctgagaaagcagcagaggatggcccaagtacatgactcctgccacccatgtgagaggtctggatggagttcctgacttgtgGCCTCATCCcaacctagccccagctgttgcagccatttggagagtgaaccagcagatgaaagatctctgtgtgtgtgtgcaattggtctgtgtgtcattctgcctctgaaattaaaaaaaatctttaaaagagaaggaagggctTCTAAAATTTGATAGTTGGTTCGTGATACCTTATATAGACACCTACCTTAATGATttccagagaggagaggaaaattcTCATTCCTGAAACTTTATTCAATGCTCTTCAAGATTTGTTTAGCCAGAACTAGTGCCTGCCATGCCTATCATTGccttcctttctccctgcccCTGTTGTGAATCGCATTTTCATCGCTTCCACAGCCATGTCTGTAAGGACATGCCATTGTTACCCTTTATACAGCTCAGGACGCCCCTTGCCCCTGGCACCCAAGAGAGAAGCATTCACTTCACTGTGGCTTCTTCATCAGAACCACACCTGGAGCCCAAGTCTGGTGGCTAAAGCCATCCAGGCTGCCACACCAGAGGTGGCAGCTGAGAGCAGGACAAGCATGGGGATGCCTTGGACTGCAGACCGTCTCCGGCTACCCTCTTGGCCACGTGGTGCTCGCCTGTCAGTGCTCTGGGCGGGCATAGCATCATGTCTGTATTTGTCTGGCAGAGGATCAGTTTGTTCTTGGAGAGTAATTCCAAAGTCTTCAAATGCTCTGCCTCTTTTTCACCCTCACAACACTTCCATGAGATACATTAGTGCAGCCTCATGCAGAAAACAGATTGGAGGACAAGGGACTGGAGTCGTGTTTGGTTTTGCTGGTCCCATCAAGTTTATGTGGGACCATTGTGGGGAAAGAGGAGTTTTGGCTGCTAAACACATTAGTCATGCTCAAAAGCATGTTACTCAAGTCCCATGTCTATTAGTAAATAGAGAGAGGTATGCATAATAAGTAATGTGATTTGTATTATTGCAGACTGATGAATGACAATCTGCTATGTTCCATATAATTAACATTCTGTATAAGGGATTTCTGAGTCAATGACTTCCCAGCTTAAACAGCATCTGCTAGAATGGAAGTGTGTGACTCAGATCCCAGGCAAACAGTTGACCTTGAATTTGAATTCGGATCCCATCACTTAATTCACAGGATCAACAGTCATGCATCTGTGTATCTGGCCCCTAGTATATGGCAGTCGTTGTTGTCATTAATGGGACAGGGAGGGGGGATGCACGAGTGCCATGCCGAAGAACGTTTTCAGATGGTTCAAGGTGGTAAGTAAGTATACACAGGCAAGGGCATGGAATAATGATTTTACCCTATAGATTAGGTCTAGCTGTCCCTGCACCTATAGAGCAGGAAGGAAACAGCCTCTGTGTCCTGAAAAGTCGGTTTCCCCTGGGGATGGAGGCACCACAGCCCAGTTTGAAGTCTCAAGCATGCTGGTGGGCTGAGACTAGAAAGGATTCTGAGTACTGGACTGTTGGTGACAGATGTGAGGGAAATGTTACCTTTCAACTGCCTGGTTCCACTGAGTGGTGGCCATTATTGGGCTACACCATGACCTAAAGAGCAGAGTTGCTCTGAAACACAGTGGTCAAATTGGGACATGTCCCAGAAAAAGTGGTTCcagaggctggcattatggcgcAGCGGTTTAGACCatcgcctgcgacaccagcatcctgtgtgagcgcaagttcgagtcctgactgctccacttctgatccagctcccacctGGAAAGTAGaagaggaggatgacccatgtgcttggacccctgcacccatgtgggaggcccagatgggccCTTCATGTACAAAACAAGGTAAAGATACTTTAATGCTTTAAGTTTATTTGCAAACATAGTAACTGTTTTAATCGGTCATGTTCTCTATATTTCAATTCTCATTTTTTCCAGGTGGCTCTCTGGGCTCACACCCACTTTCCGTGACATTCTCCTTAGGAGCAgagatttccatttctctttccctttctccttctctctctccttctgtttttcattctctttctctctctctgccttctgccttTCCTGGGACTTGTCAATGGAGAAGATAGTATATAGCTTAAATTCCTTGTAATTAAGACGCTTTTgttggggaggaaaaaaagaaaaaattatttcaggtAGGATTGGATATATTGCTTCACATAACATCTGGATtggaatcattatttttttttttatttttttatttttgacaggcagagtggacagtgagagagagacagagagaaaggtcttccttttgccgttggttcaccctccaatggccgccgcagtaggcgcgctgcggccggcgcaccacgccaatccgatggcaggagccaggtgcttatcctggtctcccatggggtgcagggcccaagcacttgggccatcctccactgccttcctgaccacagcagagagctggcctggaagaggggcaaccgggacagaatccggcgccccgaccgggactagaacccggtgtgctggcgccgcaaggcggaagattagcctagtgagccgcggcgccggctggaatcatttattatttaaaaactcaGAAATTTAAAGGGGCTTAGTAGTTTGGGCACAATTATAATCTGATTGTAGGCTAGTACTCGGGAATGGAGAGGAACATGGGTCACTTTGGTCTCCTTGGTCAGGTCCAGACACTCCAGGCCAGCCTCTAAGGTGCTGCCCACCATAAGCCATCGCTTTCCACCTTAGCTCCCCGCTGCCTCCTCTTAGCAGAAGGCACCGTCTTCACTATAGCTTCCTCTTAGGATTTTGCTCACACGTTCCCATCGTAGAATCCCTTCCTTTGTCCTTAAATTAAATCGATACACCCTTCCCCAGCACCCATTACTGCCACGTTATTATATCTCcttctctaaatgtctgtgaTTCTGTATGCATGTTACCCAGTGTAGCACTGACTCTCCTCTTCATGGGCCTGTCCATCCCCTCTGGTTTTTTGGCCTGGTCCTAGAACCATGCAGTTCGTTCTTTGAGGGGGgattttccctctctcctggCAGGACATTTGCACTTACACGGTCCCCTGTGATGTCAAAATCATGAAAGAGCTCTTTGAGTTCCTGTTTCttaatattgaagagaaatctatACGTGTGGAAGTTGCTGGCAGCAATTCTGAGCTCGCCGTCCAGATCAAGCAGATCAAAAACAGGCCGGGAGTGGCGGTACATAAACTGCTCTTCCAGATGGTTCTGTTTGGGAGAGAAACACATCAGACGAGGGCAGAGTTGTGGGTGCCACTTTCTAAACTTGTCCCATCTGGATTCGGATACTCCTCAGCGCATCTCTACAGAGGGGAAAGCAGCTCGGGGTCAGAAACATCCTGTCACCCATGCaacaggtgctgctgctgcttctgcaggAATCAGTTCTCATCAGGACTCTGGTCACTAACATGCACTTCGTGACATTCGCTGGTGCCCTGGTGAAATATTGCGGCACTGCTGATAAAATGATGACCACACACAGCACCCAAGAACCAGAGTTAGTCCATCATGCTCCCCCTCACCCCCCGcactattttttctttcctcttgcttTTAGTGAAAAGCGGAGCCATCTGATACGCTCCTGATTCTGTGCCACTTTGAGCACGGTGCTAGCAGCCGGCGAGGTCTGTCTGGCCTGTCCCGGATCCCTGACCTGTGACTTGCCTGGTGTGACAGCAGGATGCAGACCAACACGTAGAACTGGTCAAAGCCAATCTCGCCCACTGCATTCCAGTCCAGCATGTCAAACACGATCTTGATCTGTGTCCCTCTCAAGTTGGTCACGTGTTTGAGGAAGTGGTAGAACAACACATCTGTGAAGGCGGGGACACGGATTACTCTGGATGCCCCAAGAGGCTAGACAGCTGGGGGCCAAGAGAGCAGTAACGGGGGAAGTCTGTTGGCCTGGGAAGAACAATGATCTGATTCGGTGTCTGGCTCCACTACGACCTTCCACGGTTCCTCGGGCCTTTAATGGCCCTTGTGGGAAAGCCCAGTGCCCAGGAGTGTGGAAATGGCGATGGTTTCTACCCCAGCTCACACGCTCAAGTGGAGCAGACAAATGTGCACACATCACCTCCAAAGGCAAGGTGATGACATACCAGGAGCCTTCCAAAAgtcgtggaaaatgtgtattatgggggagaaaaaaaaaaaggaacatgggctggtgctgtggcacagtgggttaacgccctggcctgaagcaccagcatcccatatgggcgccggttcgagacccagctgctccacttctgatcctgctctctgctatggcctgggaaaacagtggaggatggcccaggtccttgggcctctgcagccctgtgggagacctggaagaagctcctggctcctggcttcggattggcacagctccagccattgcggccagttggggagtgaaccatcagttggaagacctctctctctctctctgcctctcctctctctgtgcaactctgactttcaaataaataaataaatctttaaaaaaaaacacagagcatagattttagctttttaaatttttatttatttttatagtatcttttaaaagtagagaaatacagcaagatctttcatccacccactagttcacttcccaaatgcctgcaaaacccagggctggtccaggacatagccaggagcctgaagctccatccgggtctcccatgtgggtggcagggacccacgctcTCAAGCCTTCatttgctgcctcacagggtgtgcatcagcagggagctggatcagaagcagaggagcctggactggggccaggcgctccaatatgggacacaggcagcccaagtggtgacttaagctactgtgccaaatgtccaccccagatttaatttttttttttttgcaccaaaataaacctattccactttccatgaacttcttgaaatagCATCACATAAAACAGGCACAAAGTGCTGCTTGTGTATGGAAGGGAGAGCTTAGTTCTCACTAGGAAACTATTTGCAAATGCTGACATTTCACCTGGGTCTTTCCCttgagataatttttatttattttcattttatttgaaaagcagagagagagagatgttggaTACCTAACATTAAAGTGGGAAGTGAGacatctattccttttttttttttttttttttttggacaggcagagtagatagagagagagagaaaggtcttcctttttgccattggttcaccctccaatggccgctgccgccggcgcatcgcgctgatccgaagccaggagccaggtgcttctcctggtctcccatgcgggtgcagggcccaagcacttgggccatcctccactgccttcccgggccatagcagagagctggcctggaagaggggcaaccgggatagaatccggcgccccgaccgggactagaacccggtgtgccggcgccacaaggcggaggattagcctgttaagccacggcgccggcccatctatTCATTTTCTATAAAAGTCTCAGGGGACAGGCATTAGGCAAAGCAGttacactgcttgggatgcccatatcccatatcagaacacccagttcgagtcctggctcctccacgactgatccaactccctgctgatgggtactctgggaggcagcaggatatAGCTCAGATACtcagttccctgccacccacatatgagacccagatgtgagttccaggctcctggcttcaatcgagcacagccctagccattgtaggtATGTGGTAGCACAGCCCTAGCCGTTGTAGGTATGTGGTGAATCTCTCTCAATTCTCCCCAACCACACCTCCCaacttcatataaaatgaaaataaaagcattaaaaatttttatgggaGGGccggtatggggggaagaaccactatattccaaaaagctgtacctatgaaatgtatatttattaaataaaagctttcaaaataattttttttaaagtttccacaTTTTCCAAGCATGGGGGAAGGAAGCAAAACTTCCCCACCACCTTGTATGTTAGGTACCTTAAATGCCACATCTCACTGAACTGTGACAACCCTACAGAGGATGTGGTATCAGAGTGCTTCTATCATCACCTTTAGATATCAGTTAGTCCGATCATCACTTTGACAGGCAGACCAACTGATTGGGGCTCTTGCAAAGCTACAGGTTCTGGACTCAGGAAATGAGGTGTGGGCACAAGGTCCACATTTCTACAAGTTGCTAGGCAATGGGGTACTTCCAGTCCATGGACCACACTGTGGGTAGCCAAGGACCtcaagggcagagctgggattcaaggaGGGTCTGGCTGCCAAGCCTGCTCTTTCCACCAGGGCGCCCTGTCTCCTGTGCATGCACTAGTCCATGTTTGATCATAAACGTTCAGAGAACAACTAACTACTAAAAAAGAGCAGAGAAGGATTTGCCCACCCTGGTGCTCACTACTCATCTCTCAGTGGGTATATGACAGGAGAAACAAACATGGCGGGACACCTGCACAGGGGTACGACTGTGACTACCCACAGTTGAATACACAGATCGCAAAGGCTACTAAGGAATTCTTTGTCAACACGTGACTTCTTCTTGCCCATTGATTAAAGAAATTATCTCCCTGCCTCACTGAATATGTAAATCATATCTGTGCAAATTGGAGTCCCTGCTAAGAACACAGGAAGCTGTGGTCATAGTGTCATACTTTGGAGGCTTCTGATGGCCTCTTGATGTCATTTGTCAATATCCCCCAGGAGCAGCATGCTAAATATGTACCCAGTGATGGCCATGTAGTTGCTGCTTGTGGAATGCTTTCACATGGAACTCAGTAGCTATGGAATTGTGTTTTGAACCCCACTGCACTGGCCCACTCAAGTCTCCAAGGCCTCAAGTCATTCCCCACCCTGAAATGCAAACTGTGAGGCTGTGCCCTGACTCTCTGAGGTCACTCTGCAGTTCCTTGGTGAGCAGACGTGAACGCGGGCACGAGCACACCTCTCGGGTATTGCTGCATCAGGGAGTGAGTTTGTTACTAGGGATGTCAGTCTCTTCTTAGCAAACAGCCCTGTGAGACCTAAGTGTGGAGCCAGGGGCAAGCCTTGTGGTGcaatcaggttaagccactgattggggtgcccacatcccatactggaataccagtttgagtcccagctactccacttcccatccagctccctgagagagagagagagagagagagagaggaagggagtcaGAAGCCCAGGGCTTCCATCTCCACTTACTTATTTTACAACTAAGTGCCTGGCAGCTGCCTAGGACAGGCTTATTGTGAAGATTTGGTAGCCttgcatgtaaatatatatggaaaGAGAAAAACGGGGGCTGGTGTTGAGGTGTAGCACCCTAAACCACCACTTGtgtcgctggcatcccaaatcggcacagtgccagttcaagtgtcggctcttctgcttcccatccaactctctgctaatgtgcctgggaaagcagcagctggtggctcaagtgcttaggcctcttttacccacgtgggagacccagatggagttccgcactcccagcttcagcctagccctggcctttgcatccatttggggagtgaaccagtggatgaaggatctctctctctctctctctctctctctccctctctctctctctctccatctctgtctcttcctctccatcactctgcctttcaaataaattattttaaaaagagaaaaatgaaggcaTGAAGTTATGAGAAAAAGGTATctactctttttgtttttaaagattgaatgaattcttaaaattcattatGGAAGGAGCACTGtactctttgtttttaaagattgaatgaattcttaaaattcattatGGAAGGAGCACTGTTTCACAAGTGACATCTATCTCAAGTCAAAATGAATGAGGGAAAAGATGCCTTGTTTATACCCAAGTATTTATGCCCAAGTGTGAGTGTTTTAATTGGACTTTTATTCATTCATGGACTCAGTGACAGTGCTGAGATCTTCAACATTTTTTAGTCACTCACAAAAATCAAGAATTAGGAGAGTTCAGGCAGATCACTCGAGTCCTTCCTCTCCTGACAAATCAGAAGTCAGATcttggggagggcatttggcacagcaggttaagctgccactggggaccctggcattccatataagaGTGTTGCTTTGACTtgtggctgctccgcttcccatccagctccctgctaatgtgcctgggaaagcaacagaaggtggcccaactgcttgggcccctgcacccacatgggaaacccagatagagttccaggatcctggctttggcctggcccagctctggctgttgtaaccatttggggagtgactggcagatgggagatatttctctttctgcctataTAAGCCATAATTACatagaggggtggagagagagagagagagagaaatgacctatcttctggttcactccccagatggccacagtggactgtgctgggctgggcaaaagccaagatccaggagcttcttccaggttttccacgtgatggtggtccaagcacttgggccatcttcttctgctttcccaggtgcattagcagggagctcgatgggAGGTGCAGcatttgggactcaaactggtgcccatatgtgatccaggcttaacccgctgtgccacagtgccagacccaaaataagtcttaaaaaaaaaaaaaaaaaagattaaagtctTTCTGAGGGGTCTCAAGGGTAACGGCTGAGGCTCAGCACCAAGAATGAGAATTAAAATCATCATAACAAGTACTACTGCGTCCTTAGTACGTGGCAGGCCCTATGCTAAGCCTTTGCCACGCGTCAGCTCTCGG contains:
- the EFCAB9 gene encoding EF-hand calcium-binding domain-containing protein 9 yields the protein MKLRQGSFLWYLYLDKIYCLLSVRNVKALVEYFHLLDAHHNNTLNDVLFYHFLKHVTNLRGTQIKIVFDMLDWNAVGEIGFDQFYVLVCILLSHQNHLEEQFMYRHSRPVFDLLDLDGELRIAASNFHTYRFLFNIKKQELKELFHDFDITGDRRLNYKEFKLYTIFSIDKSQERQKAEREKENEKQKEREKEKGKEKWKSLLLRRMSRKVGVSPESHLEKMRIEI